The Candidatus Binatia bacterium region GGAGGGGGCGGATTATGCGTCAAAATGCCTTGAGAAGTCTAGGGAAAAATATGGCAGTCCGGCTGACATTGGGTGCGGCCGCAGACCCGCAAACAGCGTGCGAACGTCGTCAGAAGACTGCGTAGCCGCCGTCGACCCGGATCGTGTCGCCGGTGTGGAATCGCGACGCCTTCGACGCGAGGTAAACGGCGATGCCCTCGAAGTCTTCGGGGAGGCCCCAGCGCCGTGCCGGCGTCCTTTGCACGACGGTGTCCCTCAGCTTTTCCCAGGCCCTGGCCGCTTCGGTCATGTCGGTCTCGATCCAGCCCGGCAGGATCGCGTTGGCCTGAATGTCGTGGCGCGCCAGCTCGACGGCCAGCGAGCGCACCAGCGCACAAAGTCCCGCCTTGCTCGCCGAGTACTGGGCCTGGCGCGGCATCCCGTGGATCGAGCCGATCGACGCGATGCCGACGAGCTTGCCGCCGCCGCCGCGCTCGATCATGTGACGTGATGCCTCACGAAATACGAGGAAGGCCCCGACAAGGTTGACGTTCATCACCGACTCCCAATCGGATACGGACATCTCGGTGAACGGCCGCGCCAGGCCGGCCCCGGCATTGGCGAAGCAGGAGTCGATGCGGCCGAAGCGGTCGACCGCCTGCTTCATGCAACTCGAAACCTGGTCCTCGCGTGTCACGTCGACCGCGAAGGCCTCGGCATCCGCGCCGAGGGAGCGCAGCTCGGCGATCGCCGCGTCGTTCTTGGCAGCGTTCCTGCCCCAGACCGCAATGGCGGCGCCGGAGCGGGCCAGGCCTCGGGCCATGCCGAGTCCGATCCCTCCGTTGCCGCCCGTTACCAGCGCGACGTGTCCCGCAAGGTCGAAAAGCATTCGGCCTTCTAGCCGGAAGCGCCCGAGTGTCCAGCTCGCGCGTCGCGCACTGCAATGCAATGCCGCCGCGGGCGCTGGCAAGGGCGCGGCCGGACTGGCAATCTCGCGTCTTTCGGCCGGCCTCGAGTGGCCTCGTCACTCGCCCTGGCCAGGCCCGTTCGCCGCGACCGTGAAGGCGCCACTTAATAAGGCGCCATATAATAAGGATGGAAAGCGAAGGTCCCGTTGCGCTGGTCATCGTCGATCACGGCAGTCGCGTGCCCGCATCCAACGCGGCGCTCGATGACGTGGTCGCGACCGTCTCGGCGCGCTGCGGCAGCGAGTTCATCGCCGTGCTCGCGGCACACATGGAGCTGGCCTCACCGACCATCGGCGAGGCAATCGATGCCGCCGTGCGGGCGGGAGCAGCCAAGGTGGTGATTGCGCTGTATTTTCTCGCGCCGGGACGCCATTCCGAGACCGACGTCCCGGCTCTCGCAGCCGAGGCCGCGGCCCGGCATCCCGGCTTGACCGTGACGGTCACGGCCTGCCTCGGGCCCGACCCGTTGCTGGCCGACCTCGTCGCCCGCCGCGCCCGAAGTGCGCCAGGCGCAAACAGAATCTGACCGGAGTTCGTCCCGCCTCGTGTTTTTTGACAGATTTGTTCCCAAGGAGACCCGAGCGTGAAGTTCGCAGCGGCACTGGCTTTCAACGACCCCACCCATTTTCTCGAGCTGGCTCGCACCGCGGACGAAGCGGGATGGGACTGGTTCGCAGTCTCCGACCACATCGTCTTCCCGGAGAAGCTCTCGAGCGCCTATCCGTACGCCAAGGACGGAAAGCCGTACTGGACCGGCGCGACACCGTGGCCCGATCCGTGGACGGCGATCGCCGCGATGGCCGCGGTGACCAGCCGCCTGCGCTTCATGACCAACATCTACATCCTGCCGGCGCGAAACCCCCTGCTCATCGCCAAGCAGATAGGCACGGTCGCGGTGATGTCGGGCGGACGCGTCGCGCTCGGCATCGGCACCGGGTGGATGAAAGAGGAGTTCGAGCTGCTCGGCACCGACTTCCATACGCGCGGCAAGCGCATGGACGAGCAGGTCGAGATCCTGCGCAAGCTGTGGCGCGGCGGCATGCAGGAGCACCACGGCAAGCACTACTCGTTCGACCGCCTCGAGATGAGCCCCGTTCCGACGGAGCCGGTGCCGGTTCTCGTCGGCGGCATCAGCGACATCGCGCTGAAGAGGGCCGCACGCATCGGTGACGGCTGGATCGCCGTGCAGCACACGACCAGCGAGCTTCGCGAGCTGCTCGGCAAGCTCGGGGCCCTGCGCAAGGAGTTCGGCACCGACTCACGACCGTTCGAAGCGGTGGTCGCGTGCACCGACGTGTTCGACGTCGACGGCTACCGCCGCATCGAGGACCTCGGCGCGACGACGATGACGACTGCGCCGTGGATGCTCTACGGCGCCGATCCGAACTCGCTCGAAGAAAAGAAGGATGCGCTCAAGCGCTTCGGCGACGAGGTGATCTCGAGGTTCAAGGGGTGAAGCGATGACAGCCGTCAAGAAACCCAAGCGCATCCGCCGCACCGCCGAGGAGGCCAAGAGCATCATCCTCGATGCGGCCGAGAAGAGGCTTGGACAGTACGGGCCTGCCGGCATCAAGCTGCAGGAGCTGGCGGCCGACGTCGGCGTTTCGCATCCGGCGATCCTGCATCACTTCGGCAGCCGCGACGGCCTCGTCGAGGCCGTCGTGAGACGCGCTCTCGACACGCTTCGCGAAGCGGTGCTCGACGAAGTGCGCCAGCAGATGACGCGCGAAGTGGACATTCCGTCGATCCTCGACGCCGTGTTCGGCATTCTCGCCGAGCGCGGGCATGCGCGCCTGGTGGCGTGGCTCATTCTCGAAGGCACCAACGCGCGCGACGACAGCCGCCTGATGCGCGCGCTGGCCGAAGCGGCGCACGTGCGCATGGTGAGCGGCGGGTGGACCAAGGGTCGTCGCTTCGAGTTCGAAGACATGCTCTTCGTCGTGATGATGGTCGGCGCGGCGGCGCTCGGCACCGGCGTCGTCGGCGAAGCGATGCGGTTCAGCTCGGGACTGGAGGCGGACGAAGGCGCCGAGGGGCGCTTCCGGCACTGGTTCAGCGCGCTGCTGTCGCGCTACCTGGCGGCGCAGGGGGAGTTCGCGCCGGCGACGGCGCGCAAGAAGGAAGAATCGGACGCGGCCAGCTGATCCCCCTACGCCTCGCTGATTCCCCCGCGGCGTTGCGTACTGCCTTGGCGGGCGGCGGTGGGCATTCGCGCTCGCTACGTCCTCGGGCGCATGAATCGCAGTCTCATGAACGGACGCTGGTGGGCGCGCTGCGGAGCCGCGAGCGCGAACGCCCACCGCCGCCCGCTCGCTGCGTTCTCCTTGTCGCGGCGCCCGCTCGCGACGTCTTCGGGTTCGCGCTGCTCGCTCGCTTCGGTTTCCTGGTTGCGGCGCTCGGTTGCGACGTCCTCGGTTCGCGCCGCTCGCTTGCGACGTTTTCGGCGTTGCGCCGGCGGCTCGCGACGTTTTTGGTTTTGCGGCGGCTTGGTCGCGAGGGTTTCGGGTTCGAGCCGTATCGCGCTGGTCGCTTTCGACAGGGTGCTACTTGATTGCCAGGGGGTTGATCGGGGAGCCGATGCCGCCGGTGACTCGCAGGGGCGGCGCGGTCAGCAGGAAATCCCAGCACCCGTCGGCTTCGCAGTCGCGGGCGAGCTCGTCGAGTTCGAACATCTCGCCGAACGGCATTCCCATGTCGCGGATGCACAGCAGGTGAAGCGGATACAGGAGCGAAGGATCCTCGCACGGCATCACTTCGACGGCGGTCGTGTCGGAGCAGACCGCGGCAAGATCGCGCTCACGGATCCATTCGGCGGCGTCGAGGCCGAGACCGGGGCCCTGCCAGAGGTAAGTTTCGCGGTCCCCGTCCTTCGTGAACACCGAAAGGTGACCGGTGCGAAGCACGAGGATGTCGCCGGGCAGAAGCCGGCAGCCCTGGGCGGCAAGCGCGTCGTCGAGCTCCGAGGGGCGGATCGCAGTGCCGGGCGCGATGCGTTCGACGCCGCGATGGCGGGCCAGGTCGACGAGCACTCCGCGTGAGACGATGCCTGGCGACGCAAGCTTGTCGATGCCGTTGCGCGTGGCGCCGCCGGCGCCGAGGTGCTCGCCGGCCGCATAGCCGTTGTAGAGCTTCCCGTCGTAGTGCACGTGCGCGAGGCTGTCCCACTGCGTGGACGATTGCAGCGGCAGCGACAGCACGTCGTCCGAGTAGCAGAAGCCGCGCGGGTCTTCGCCGATCAGCGTGCCGATCGCGGTCATGTAGTGCTGGGGATTGAAGCGGCCGATTACCGATCCGGTCTGCGGCCCTTCGGGCCCGAGCGAGAGGCCGAGACTGAAGACGTCCCCGCGCCGCACGCACGCCACCGCGCGCCGGACGACCTCGGGCGTGATCAGGTTGAGCGTGCCGCGCTCGTCGTCGGCACCCCAACGCCCCCAGTTCGAAACCTTCCCCGCAATATCCCGGACTCTTTTCATAACTCTTGTGTAATGGGGTCAGGCACCACAGGAATAGTGCCTGTCCTCATTCCTAGTAGTGGAACTCCGGAAGCACCTTGGTGACGAACAGCTCGAGCTGCTCGGCCTGCACGTCCATCGGCACCGTGCCCTGGTAGAAGAAGTTCCACGAGATCCACTCGAGGTCTCCATCGCCGTGGCACTTGACCAGTGCGGCAAGCTGCTTCTTGACGTCGTCGATGGTGCCGCAGAGCTGGTAGCCGCGGTCGATCATCCTCTGCGTCGCCGCGTGCTCGTCCTTGAACTTCAGCGGCATGATCGCCTTGTCGTCGTCTGGAGTGCGGAACACTTCGCCGAAACCGAACAGGTTGAAATAGTGGTGGTACTCGTACCCGGTCGTGCGCGCGGCCAGCTCGAAGGCCTCTTCGCGCGTCTTGCCGATCGTGATCGCGCGCACGGCACCGAGCCTCTGCCCGAGCTTCAGGTCGTGGCCCGCCTTGGCCGCTTCGCTCTGGTAGAGCTTCGCCCACTTCTGGAAGCCCTGCGGCGAAGCTTCGAAGATCCACGGGAGGATCCCGCGACGGGCGCAGTCGATCAGTGATTTTTCCGACAGAGTAAACGGCGCCCAGATCGGAGGATGAGGGTGCTGGTACGGCCTCGGCACGACGCCGATCTTGCGAATCACGCCGTTGTCGTCGATCTCGCCGGGCGCTCCGTACTTGCGCGTCCACTCCGGAGCCGCCCAGCCGTCGATTCCGGAGAAAGGGAAGGGAACCTTGTAGTGTTGCCCGTCGTACGAGAAGCAGTCCTCGGTCCAGGCCTTCTGCACGATCTCGAGCTTCTCGTCGTACACGTCGCGGTTGGCGGCGTCGCCCTTGTCGCCCATGCCGGTCGCCGACTCGGCACCTTGGCCTAGCACTTTCATCCACTTCTTCTGGTAGCCACGCGCGAACGCGACCGCGACGCGGCCCTTGGTGAGCTGGTCGAGGATCGCGATGTCTTCGGCAACGCGGATCGGATCGGCCGTCGGCAGCACCACCGACATCGGCGCGAATGTAATTTGCTTGGTGCGCGCCGCGAAGTCCGCGTACAGCAGCACCGGGTTGACCGAGACCTCGCCGCCTTCGGTGTGGAAGTGGTGCTCGGTGGTCGAGAACGCGTCGACGCCGAGCTCGTCGGCGTGGATGACCAGGCGTCGCAGCTCCTCGAGCATCATCTGGTAGCGCTCGGTGTTGCGCCCGATCGGCCGCAGCGAGCTGCGCTCCTCGTTGGTGGACGGAATGGTGGGCATCGCGAACAGGTCGAGCTTCAAGATTGGTCTCCTCGCGGGGCGATTGCCGCGGCCGCACCGTAAGACAGGCTGCGCCGGGGGCGGCTGGAACGTGTTCTACCTGCGCTCCCCGGCCGTTTCCAGCCCGCGCGCGTCCCGAGCGACGCGGTTGGGGACAGGCACTATGCCATTGCTTGAATGGGGTCAGGCACCAGAGGAATGGGGTCAGGCACCACAGGAATGGGGTCAGGCACCAGAGGAATGGGGTCAGGCACCACAGGAATGGGGTCAGGCACCAGAGGAATGGGGTCAGGCACCAGAAGAATGGGGTCAGGCACCACAGGAATGGGGTCAGGCACCACAGGAATGGTGCCTGACCCCATTCAGAGCGGCTTGCCGAAGGGGATGTAGGGATCGCCGGGGATTTCTACCAGCTCGACCAGGGTGCCGTCGGGGTCGGCGACGAACACGAGGCGAGAGCCGTACGCGGGATAGTCGGTCCGCGTCGAGTCGAGCACCGTGACCGACGCCTCGCGCATCTTCGCGAGCGTCGCGTCCAGGTCGTCCACGCGCAGCATGATCGCAGCCAGCCCCGTGCGGTTCATCTGTCGCGGAGGATCCGGCGGCGGCGACTTCGGCGCGCGGAACTCGAACAGCGCCAGGCGCACGCCGTCGCGCTCGAGGAAGACGGTGGTCTGATCGACGCCGCGAAGACCGAGAAGCCGGTCGGCATCCTCGCCGCGGACATCCGTCTGCGTCATCGCGCGAAAGCCGAGCAGGTCACGATAGAACGGAACCGACCGGGACAAGTCGGAGACGCAGATGCCGATGTGACCGAAACGAACGACTGCCATGGGTGATGGTTGCTCCGCCGCAGGTACGGTCGCTTCAGGCCGCGGGGAAGCGCTCCCGCAGCCACGCCGCGATGATCTTCATTGCGCCCGCTCGTCCGGTCGCGCCGGGCTTGCACTTCGGAGGCAGCCCGAGGTGGTCGCCGTCGACGTAGTGCATCTGCTTGTCGCGCGCCCCCGAAGCCGCATGGACCGCCTCGAGGTCCGAAATCCACACGACGTTGTCGCTCGTGTAGCTGATGACCAGCGTCGGCGCCTGGATCTTCGGGATGCACTCGAGCGTGGACGCGCGCGACGAGAGTCCGGACCAGGTCGACAGCCACGCGCGCGGCGTCTGGATCTTGCCGAAGCCCGCCTCGAGCGAATTGAAGATGTCGGGCCGCGGCGAGAAAAATGACCCGTAGTCGCGCTCGGACGCGTGCAGCGAAAGGTCGCAATACGCCGGATTGGCCTCGGTGCGGTGGATCTCCATGAAACGCCCGCAGAAGGCGCGACGCCAGACGAACTGCTTCTGCTTGAGGCTCAGGCCCTCGAAGGCCTCGTCGCCCATTTCTCGCTGGTGGTGGCGCTGCACCTCGATGTAGCTGCGTGCGATCGCGTCGACCCGGGCGACGCGACCTCGCTGCGCGGAGCGGTAGCGCGCGAGGAACTCCTCGCTGTAGCTGCTCGAAGCGTCGGGTTCCCGAAAGCCGTTGTCCGGGTTGAACATGTCGAGGCCGGGATCGACCGACAGCGGCCCGTCCTCGCGGATCACGGAAGGGTCGATGCACGTCAGCATCAGCGCGCCCTGCCCGAGATGCGTGGCGAGCTGCACGATGCCGTCGGCAACGGGCATCTCGAAGGCATTGAGGTCGTAGGGGTCGCCGGCAGCGGTCGTCGTCAGTCGATCCGGCGGCGCCGTGGCTGCCTGGGACTGGTAGAACGTGTACAGCGCGCCGCCGCCGCTGTTGCCGAGCAGCACGATGCGCTCGAAGCCGCGCTTCTTCAGCTCGCGCATCGAAGCGGCGATGTCGGTGATCAGCATCTCGTGAATCAGGCCGATGTCGTTGTTGACCCAGCGTCCGGCCTGGCCGAACGCCGCGTAACCTGCGTCGAGCAGCGCCGGAATCGCGTAGTGGCGGCTCATGTCGCCGCGCGGATGCATCATGCAGACGACGGTGCGCTCGCCGCCTCGCGTGTAGAGTACGCCGTGCGACTCGCCTCGGTCCTGGGCCAGCAGCGGAATGTTTTCGATCGTCACGCCCGAAGGCAGCGAGTCGAAGGACCACAGGCTGGGCCCGAGCTGGGGATAGCGAAGGAGCTGGATCGCCACGGCCGCGTTCACCCGCCCTGGATGAGCTGCACGGCGCTGCGTGCCGTCGCGCGAGCTTCGGGGGCGATGGCAAGCGGCTTTACCGCGTCGATGTTGACCGCCTGCAGGTCGTAGTACGAAATCGCGTCCCAGTGCTGCTCGGCCATCGCGCGCGCCTCTTCGCCCGGGCCGTGCACGGAGCCGCGCGGATGCACCATGAAGGTGGCGCGCAGCATCGGCGCTCCCATCATCGTGCCGTCGTGCAGGAACCCGATCTCGTCGTAGTCCATGTTGCGGTGGTAGTACGGAAGCCGCGCGGTACCGCGCTCCATCTCCGCCGGCCGCGGCACGAAGTTGCAGATCACCCAGCCCGTTCCCTGGAACAACGCGAACGCCGTCGGCGGCACGTGGTTGCGGTCGCTCACCACCGCGCGGAAGTCGAGGTTGTGGAAACGGAACGGAAACAGGTCTCCCTTCCAGCCGACGACGTCGAGAGGA contains the following coding sequences:
- a CDS encoding SDR family oxidoreductase yields the protein MLFDLAGHVALVTGGNGGIGLGMARGLARSGAAIAVWGRNAAKNDAAIAELRSLGADAEAFAVDVTREDQVSSCMKQAVDRFGRIDSCFANAGAGLARPFTEMSVSDWESVMNVNLVGAFLVFREASRHMIERGGGGKLVGIASIGSIHGMPRQAQYSASKAGLCALVRSLAVELARHDIQANAILPGWIETDMTEAARAWEKLRDTVVQRTPARRWGLPEDFEGIAVYLASKASRFHTGDTIRVDGGYAVF
- a CDS encoding CbiX/SirB N-terminal domain-containing protein, which codes for MESEGPVALVIVDHGSRVPASNAALDDVVATVSARCGSEFIAVLAAHMELASPTIGEAIDAAVRAGAAKVVIALYFLAPGRHSETDVPALAAEAAARHPGLTVTVTACLGPDPLLADLVARRARSAPGANRI
- a CDS encoding LLM class F420-dependent oxidoreductase, which codes for MKFAAALAFNDPTHFLELARTADEAGWDWFAVSDHIVFPEKLSSAYPYAKDGKPYWTGATPWPDPWTAIAAMAAVTSRLRFMTNIYILPARNPLLIAKQIGTVAVMSGGRVALGIGTGWMKEEFELLGTDFHTRGKRMDEQVEILRKLWRGGMQEHHGKHYSFDRLEMSPVPTEPVPVLVGGISDIALKRAARIGDGWIAVQHTTSELRELLGKLGALRKEFGTDSRPFEAVVACTDVFDVDGYRRIEDLGATTMTTAPWMLYGADPNSLEEKKDALKRFGDEVISRFKG
- a CDS encoding TetR/AcrR family transcriptional regulator produces the protein MTAVKKPKRIRRTAEEAKSIILDAAEKRLGQYGPAGIKLQELAADVGVSHPAILHHFGSRDGLVEAVVRRALDTLREAVLDEVRQQMTREVDIPSILDAVFGILAERGHARLVAWLILEGTNARDDSRLMRALAEAAHVRMVSGGWTKGRRFEFEDMLFVVMMVGAAALGTGVVGEAMRFSSGLEADEGAEGRFRHWFSALLSRYLAAQGEFAPATARKKEESDAAS
- a CDS encoding cyclase family protein is translated as MKRVRDIAGKVSNWGRWGADDERGTLNLITPEVVRRAVACVRRGDVFSLGLSLGPEGPQTGSVIGRFNPQHYMTAIGTLIGEDPRGFCYSDDVLSLPLQSSTQWDSLAHVHYDGKLYNGYAAGEHLGAGGATRNGIDKLASPGIVSRGVLVDLARHRGVERIAPGTAIRPSELDDALAAQGCRLLPGDILVLRTGHLSVFTKDGDRETYLWQGPGLGLDAAEWIRERDLAAVCSDTTAVEVMPCEDPSLLYPLHLLCIRDMGMPFGEMFELDELARDCEADGCWDFLLTAPPLRVTGGIGSPINPLAIK
- a CDS encoding LLM class flavin-dependent oxidoreductase; this encodes MKLDLFAMPTIPSTNEERSSLRPIGRNTERYQMMLEELRRLVIHADELGVDAFSTTEHHFHTEGGEVSVNPVLLYADFAARTKQITFAPMSVVLPTADPIRVAEDIAILDQLTKGRVAVAFARGYQKKWMKVLGQGAESATGMGDKGDAANRDVYDEKLEIVQKAWTEDCFSYDGQHYKVPFPFSGIDGWAAPEWTRKYGAPGEIDDNGVIRKIGVVPRPYQHPHPPIWAPFTLSEKSLIDCARRGILPWIFEASPQGFQKWAKLYQSEAAKAGHDLKLGQRLGAVRAITIGKTREEAFELAARTTGYEYHHYFNLFGFGEVFRTPDDDKAIMPLKFKDEHAATQRMIDRGYQLCGTIDDVKKQLAALVKCHGDGDLEWISWNFFYQGTVPMDVQAEQLELFVTKVLPEFHY
- a CDS encoding VOC family protein, which codes for MAVVRFGHIGICVSDLSRSVPFYRDLLGFRAMTQTDVRGEDADRLLGLRGVDQTTVFLERDGVRLALFEFRAPKSPPPDPPRQMNRTGLAAIMLRVDDLDATLAKMREASVTVLDSTRTDYPAYGSRLVFVADPDGTLVELVEIPGDPYIPFGKPL
- a CDS encoding alpha/beta hydrolase produces the protein MAIQLLRYPQLGPSLWSFDSLPSGVTIENIPLLAQDRGESHGVLYTRGGERTVVCMMHPRGDMSRHYAIPALLDAGYAAFGQAGRWVNNDIGLIHEMLITDIAASMRELKKRGFERIVLLGNSGGGALYTFYQSQAATAPPDRLTTTAAGDPYDLNAFEMPVADGIVQLATHLGQGALMLTCIDPSVIREDGPLSVDPGLDMFNPDNGFREPDASSSYSEEFLARYRSAQRGRVARVDAIARSYIEVQRHHQREMGDEAFEGLSLKQKQFVWRRAFCGRFMEIHRTEANPAYCDLSLHASERDYGSFFSPRPDIFNSLEAGFGKIQTPRAWLSTWSGLSSRASTLECIPKIQAPTLVISYTSDNVVWISDLEAVHAASGARDKQMHYVDGDHLGLPPKCKPGATGRAGAMKIIAAWLRERFPAA